Proteins encoded by one window of Cyanobium sp. NS01:
- a CDS encoding adenosylcobinamide-GDP ribazoletransferase, producing MKRGVVTGPWGVWKQPQRARVRGQRAVAVKLKGGGVKLMGPRRRCSDARGRLPVSREPRHTSRSAPDWLRDLAGAWIFYTVLPGWPWIRPRFERIARFAPLIGLVLGGLQALVWLGTAGWLPLGAQVLLVIALALGLSGGLHHDGALDTADGLAAGPRALEAMADSRVGAAAVQAALLLALLRGAGLVCLAGAAPMALLWTGFWGRLSPLLAMARFPYLRQDPAAGGSAGFHRRHWRGLRRELLPALLAGPLVAGLALVLDPPRAQAAGSFGWLPLLGLVPAVLVPFWLGRRLGGHSGDSYGACVEWSEALALLLMGLVLRALAG from the coding sequence ATGAAGCGGGGCGTGGTCACCGGACCGTGGGGGGTCTGGAAGCAGCCACAGCGGGCCCGGGTGCGGGGACAGCGGGCTGTGGCCGTGAAGCTGAAGGGTGGCGGTGTGAAGCTGATGGGGCCGCGCCGGCGATGCTCCGACGCTAGAGGTCGTCTGCCTGTGTCCAGGGAACCCCGCCACACGTCCCGCTCCGCGCCCGACTGGCTGCGGGACCTGGCCGGCGCCTGGATCTTCTACACCGTGCTGCCGGGCTGGCCCTGGATCCGCCCGCGCTTCGAGCGCATCGCCCGCTTCGCGCCGCTCATCGGCCTGGTGCTGGGCGGTCTGCAGGCCCTGGTCTGGCTGGGCACCGCCGGTTGGCTGCCGCTGGGGGCGCAGGTGCTCCTGGTGATCGCCCTCGCCCTGGGGCTCAGCGGTGGGCTCCACCACGACGGCGCCCTCGACACCGCCGACGGTCTGGCGGCCGGCCCCCGGGCCCTGGAGGCCATGGCTGACAGCCGCGTGGGCGCCGCCGCCGTGCAGGCGGCCCTGCTGCTGGCTCTGCTGCGGGGGGCCGGCCTGGTGTGCCTGGCGGGCGCGGCCCCCATGGCCCTGCTGTGGACGGGCTTCTGGGGGCGGCTGTCGCCGCTGCTGGCGATGGCCCGCTTCCCCTACCTGCGCCAGGATCCCGCCGCCGGCGGCAGCGCCGGGTTCCACCGCCGCCACTGGCGAGGCCTGCGCCGGGAGCTGCTGCCGGCCCTGCTGGCCGGGCCCCTGGTGGCTGGCCTGGCGCTGGTGCTGGATCCGCCCCGGGCCCAGGCAGCGGGGAGCTTCGGCTGGCTGCCGCTGCTGGGGCTGGTGCCCGCCGTGCTGGTGCCGTTCTGGCTGGGGCGCCGCCTCGGCGGCCACAGCGGCGACAGTTACGGCGCCTGCGTGGAGTGGAGCGAAGCCCTGGCCCTGCTGCTCATGGGGCTGGTGCTGCGGGCGCTGGCAGGCTGA
- a CDS encoding photosystem II reaction center protein K, with product MHHLSGSSLAQLPEAYQAFGPLVDILPIIPFFFLLLAFVWQASVGFR from the coding sequence ATGCACCACCTTTCGGGCTCCAGCCTGGCCCAGCTGCCTGAGGCCTACCAGGCCTTCGGTCCCCTGGTGGACATCCTGCCGATCATCCCCTTCTTCTTTCTGCTGCTCGCCTTCGTGTGGCAGGCCTCCGTGGGCTTCCGCTGA
- a CDS encoding WecB/TagA/CpsF family glycosyltransferase, translated as MAAMATAAPSPGRRTRVLGVPIDACPDVRAAALALHARGGGQIVTLNAEMTMAALADPALGAAIAAADLVIPDGAGVVWALGRQGLRVPRAPGIELAHALLEHAAGAGWRVALVGGSPQVMGLLRRKLEATLPALQLVLAVDGYQPAEAWPGLERQLLAAPADLVLVALGVPRQELWIRRLAGQRTGLWMGVGGSFDVWAGVKTRAPRWMGRLHLEWLYRLIQEPSRWRRMLALPHFVWKVLRQG; from the coding sequence ATGGCAGCAATGGCAACGGCAGCCCCATCCCCGGGCCGTCGCACCCGGGTGCTCGGCGTGCCCATCGACGCCTGCCCGGATGTGCGGGCGGCCGCCCTGGCCCTGCACGCCCGCGGCGGCGGTCAGATCGTCACGCTCAATGCCGAGATGACCATGGCCGCCCTGGCCGACCCGGCCCTGGGCGCCGCCATCGCCGCCGCCGACCTGGTGATTCCCGACGGGGCCGGCGTGGTGTGGGCCCTTGGGCGCCAGGGGCTGCGGGTGCCTCGCGCTCCCGGCATCGAACTGGCCCATGCCCTGCTGGAGCATGCCGCCGGGGCCGGCTGGCGGGTGGCCCTGGTGGGCGGCTCGCCCCAGGTGATGGGCTTACTGCGCCGGAAACTTGAGGCCACGCTGCCCGCTCTGCAGCTGGTGCTGGCTGTGGATGGCTACCAACCCGCCGAGGCCTGGCCTGGCCTGGAGCGCCAGCTGTTGGCTGCTCCTGCGGATCTGGTGCTGGTGGCTCTGGGGGTTCCCCGGCAGGAACTCTGGATCCGGCGGCTGGCGGGGCAGCGCACGGGCCTGTGGATGGGGGTGGGCGGCAGCTTTGACGTGTGGGCCGGAGTCAAGACCCGGGCACCCCGCTGGATGGGCAGGCTGCACCTGGAGTGGCTCTACCGGCTGATTCAGGAGCCGAGCCGCTGGCGTCGCATGCTCGCCCTGCCCCACTTCGTGTGGAAGGTGCTGCGCCAGGGCTGA
- a CDS encoding glycoside hydrolase family 15 protein codes for MPQSEMAPKPPSPVAMVDHPAAELLAELDQQISAVVLNRQDPISGLLPASTANTVHGNYGDAWVRDGVYSIQCVWGLALAHRRLRGPCRRAFELEQRVLLLMRGLLNAMERQATKVERFKHSLDRRDALHAKFDTSSGSTVVPDDGWGHLQLDATALFLLQLAQLTRSGLVVVRSSHERDFVQNLVYYVARAYRVADYGIWERGDKGNHGLPERNASSIGLVKAALEALDDLDLYGPHGDGSCCLVIPHDAIVRLRRALDGMLPRESGSKEADAACLAVIGYPAWAVEDRELAERTRNKIRAELGGAYGYKRFRRDGHQTVVEDHTRLHYEREELAQFEHIECEWPLFWAYELVTACCEERWSEARQWRGRLASVSVLQGDVPLLPELYLVPAEAVERERRQPGSQPRQPNANVPLLWTQSLTWLGDLLLAGLITPADLDPCGRRRPEPAGAEQVLVALVPGSASVAAVLAQHGLPSSGGAAEQASRIAVQGSSALGRRLAQVGANARLGLTGHPPVRMETLATARLYRCPRPGAAGEEDALAFVPAVLEEGTFYLADDAEQLVDTVQAELRMLQRQWRGTGAPLLLIPVAEAVFGREPEAFLALGAQLQAGEVGGVPVQLARLEDLADQAHWVSLPAEAATGAAATGPEPAADLPLQASRRQAPLSAAEEQDLERDDLSIGELGERLWQSTSLEEQAEVLEQLVRRLGLGAQLHGPQGSEPVAVRRLLEEVYHRALVEADWDVVRRTAGWLELVHPQLEDALTDLLVRQRQVVVGRNYTGDSLLSEPQGSAAIAAMIRRFSGEDSREWMLQQELLLALDGLARHEPRLLSGSLTLQLGQLVLLLTSELAAEADLSPSEAFEALCAQPPHAVRRRLQTLLADVEHAKASLMRKEQLHLSGRVRWSVPPPLEELPKAGNWLQHRIRLGALSQVPRHFYAGVWELLHHCRGIVIGDKLERRNRLASGPLLSEKTPGEKNFAALIEHLLSKIEAPEYRQLCTETLMTLMAFVGANPQVRFDDDLALDVVIGHAVRVGWQQRHPEVPPEDYGQFKAGAWEAFYQASPADCRAWQLEALRQLTLEA; via the coding sequence ATGCCCCAGTCCGAGATGGCCCCCAAGCCGCCCAGTCCGGTGGCGATGGTTGACCACCCTGCCGCCGAGCTGCTGGCGGAGCTGGACCAGCAGATCTCTGCGGTGGTGCTCAACCGGCAGGACCCGATCAGCGGGCTGCTGCCGGCCAGCACCGCCAACACCGTGCACGGCAACTACGGCGATGCCTGGGTGCGCGATGGCGTGTACTCGATCCAGTGCGTGTGGGGGCTGGCCCTGGCCCACCGGCGGCTGCGCGGTCCCTGCCGGCGGGCCTTCGAGCTCGAGCAGCGGGTGCTGCTGCTGATGCGGGGCCTGCTCAATGCCATGGAGCGTCAGGCCACCAAGGTGGAGCGCTTCAAGCACAGCCTCGACCGCCGCGACGCCCTGCACGCCAAGTTCGACACCAGCAGCGGCTCCACCGTGGTGCCTGACGACGGCTGGGGCCACCTGCAGCTCGACGCCACCGCCCTGTTCCTGCTGCAGCTCGCCCAACTCACCCGCAGCGGCCTCGTGGTGGTGCGCAGCAGCCACGAGAGAGATTTCGTGCAGAACCTGGTGTACTACGTGGCCCGGGCCTACCGGGTGGCCGACTACGGCATCTGGGAGCGCGGCGACAAGGGCAACCACGGCCTGCCGGAGCGCAATGCCAGCTCGATCGGACTGGTGAAGGCGGCCCTTGAAGCCCTCGACGACCTCGACCTCTACGGGCCCCACGGCGACGGCAGCTGCTGCCTGGTGATCCCCCACGACGCCATCGTGCGCCTGCGCCGGGCCCTCGATGGCATGCTGCCGCGGGAATCCGGCAGCAAGGAGGCCGATGCCGCCTGTCTGGCCGTGATCGGCTACCCCGCCTGGGCCGTGGAAGACCGCGAGCTGGCCGAGCGCACCCGCAACAAGATCCGCGCCGAGCTGGGCGGCGCCTACGGCTACAAGCGCTTCCGCCGTGACGGTCACCAGACCGTGGTGGAAGACCACACCCGCCTCCACTACGAGCGCGAGGAGCTGGCCCAGTTCGAGCACATCGAGTGCGAATGGCCGCTGTTCTGGGCCTACGAGCTGGTCACGGCCTGCTGCGAGGAGCGCTGGAGCGAGGCCCGCCAGTGGCGCGGCCGCCTGGCCAGCGTGAGCGTGCTGCAGGGCGACGTGCCGCTGCTGCCGGAGCTCTACCTGGTGCCAGCGGAGGCGGTGGAGCGGGAGCGGCGCCAGCCGGGCAGCCAGCCGCGCCAGCCGAACGCCAACGTGCCGCTGCTCTGGACCCAGAGCCTCACCTGGCTGGGGGACCTGCTGCTGGCGGGGCTGATCACCCCCGCCGACCTCGACCCCTGCGGCCGCCGCAGGCCGGAACCGGCAGGAGCGGAGCAGGTGCTGGTGGCCCTGGTGCCCGGCAGCGCCTCCGTGGCCGCTGTGCTGGCGCAGCACGGCCTGCCCAGCAGTGGCGGGGCGGCTGAGCAAGCCAGCCGGATCGCAGTCCAGGGATCGTCGGCCCTTGGCAGGCGCCTGGCTCAGGTGGGGGCCAACGCCCGCCTGGGCCTCACCGGGCACCCCCCCGTGCGGATGGAAACGCTCGCCACGGCCCGGCTCTACCGCTGCCCACGGCCAGGTGCAGCGGGCGAAGAGGATGCCCTGGCCTTCGTGCCGGCCGTACTGGAGGAGGGCACCTTCTACCTGGCCGACGATGCCGAGCAGCTGGTCGACACAGTGCAGGCCGAGCTGCGCATGCTGCAGCGCCAGTGGCGCGGCACGGGCGCCCCACTGCTGCTGATCCCCGTGGCCGAGGCCGTCTTCGGGCGGGAACCGGAGGCGTTTCTGGCCCTGGGGGCCCAGCTGCAGGCAGGAGAAGTGGGGGGCGTGCCGGTGCAGCTGGCCCGCCTTGAGGACCTGGCCGACCAGGCCCACTGGGTGTCGTTGCCCGCCGAGGCGGCCACGGGCGCCGCAGCGACAGGCCCTGAGCCAGCGGCGGACCTGCCGCTGCAGGCCAGCCGGCGCCAGGCACCGCTCTCGGCCGCAGAGGAACAGGACCTCGAACGCGACGATCTCTCCATCGGCGAGCTGGGCGAGCGGCTCTGGCAGAGCACCTCCCTTGAGGAGCAGGCGGAGGTGCTGGAACAGCTGGTGCGCCGTCTCGGGCTGGGGGCGCAGCTGCACGGGCCCCAAGGCAGCGAGCCTGTGGCCGTGCGCAGGCTGCTGGAGGAGGTGTACCACCGGGCCCTGGTGGAGGCCGACTGGGACGTGGTGCGCCGCACGGCCGGCTGGCTGGAGCTGGTGCACCCCCAGCTGGAGGATGCCCTCACGGACCTGCTGGTGCGGCAGCGCCAGGTGGTGGTGGGCCGCAATTACACCGGCGATTCGCTGCTGAGCGAGCCCCAGGGCAGCGCCGCGATCGCGGCGATGATCCGGCGCTTCAGTGGTGAGGACAGCCGCGAGTGGATGCTGCAGCAGGAACTGTTGCTGGCCCTCGACGGCCTGGCCCGCCACGAGCCCCGGCTGCTCAGCGGCAGCCTCACCCTGCAGCTCGGCCAGCTGGTGCTGCTGCTCACCAGTGAGCTGGCCGCCGAGGCCGACCTCAGCCCCAGCGAGGCCTTCGAGGCCCTCTGCGCCCAGCCACCCCACGCCGTGCGGCGTCGGCTGCAGACCCTGCTGGCCGATGTGGAGCACGCCAAGGCCTCGCTGATGCGCAAGGAGCAGCTGCACCTGAGCGGGCGGGTGCGCTGGAGTGTGCCGCCACCGCTGGAGGAGCTGCCCAAGGCCGGAAACTGGCTGCAGCACCGCATCCGCCTGGGGGCCCTCAGCCAGGTGCCACGCCACTTCTATGCCGGGGTCTGGGAGTTGCTGCACCACTGCCGCGGCATCGTGATCGGCGACAAGCTGGAGCGCCGCAACCGCCTGGCCAGCGGGCCGCTGCTGAGTGAGAAAACGCCCGGGGAGAAGAACTTCGCCGCCCTGATCGAGCACCTGCTCAGCAAGATCGAGGCCCCGGAATACCGGCAACTCTGCACCGA
- the tgt gene encoding tRNA guanosine(34) transglycosylase Tgt gives MTTPRFMPVGTLATVKGVMPPQLAATGAEMVLANTYHLHLQPGEAIVAEAGGLHRFMGWSGPLLTDSGGYQVFSLAGINRIDDDGVTFRSPRDGSRIVLTPERAMAIQMALGADVAMAFDQCPPYPASEAEVESACRRTHTWLERCLASHQQPGQALFGIVQGGCYPRLRAESARVVASMNLPGIAVGGVSVGEPVEEMHRIVRQVGPLLPEHTPHYLMGVGSLREMAVAVAHGFDLFDCVLPTRLGRHGTALVGGERWNLRNARFRHDHTPLDSGCPCPACRSHTRAYLHHLIRAGEMLARILLSLHNITQLQRFSNAMAQAIREGCFAEDFAPWEPHSEAAHTW, from the coding sequence GTGACCACGCCCCGCTTCATGCCGGTGGGCACCCTGGCCACGGTGAAGGGGGTCATGCCCCCCCAGCTGGCCGCCACCGGGGCCGAGATGGTGCTGGCCAACACCTACCACCTGCACCTGCAGCCCGGTGAGGCGATCGTGGCCGAAGCAGGCGGGCTGCACCGGTTCATGGGCTGGTCCGGCCCCCTGCTCACCGACTCCGGCGGCTACCAGGTGTTCAGCCTCGCCGGCATCAACCGCATCGACGACGACGGCGTGACCTTCCGCTCGCCCCGGGACGGCAGCCGCATCGTGCTCACGCCGGAGCGGGCGATGGCGATCCAGATGGCCCTCGGCGCCGACGTGGCCATGGCCTTCGACCAGTGCCCCCCCTACCCGGCCAGCGAGGCCGAGGTGGAGTCCGCCTGCCGCCGCACCCACACCTGGCTGGAGCGCTGCCTGGCCAGCCATCAGCAGCCCGGCCAGGCCCTGTTCGGCATCGTGCAGGGCGGCTGCTACCCGCGGCTGCGGGCCGAGTCAGCCCGGGTGGTGGCCTCGATGAACCTGCCCGGCATCGCCGTGGGTGGGGTCAGCGTGGGTGAACCGGTGGAGGAGATGCATCGGATCGTGCGCCAGGTGGGCCCGCTCCTGCCCGAGCACACGCCCCACTACCTGATGGGGGTGGGCAGCCTGCGGGAGATGGCCGTGGCCGTGGCCCATGGCTTCGATCTGTTCGACTGCGTGCTGCCCACCCGGCTGGGCCGGCACGGCACGGCGCTGGTGGGTGGCGAACGCTGGAATCTGCGCAATGCCCGCTTCCGCCACGACCACACCCCCCTCGACAGCGGCTGCCCCTGCCCCGCCTGCCGCAGCCACACCCGGGCCTACCTGCACCACCTGATCCGCGCTGGCGAGATGCTGGCCCGCATCCTGCTCAGCCTCCACAACATCACCCAGCTGCAGCGGTTCAGCAACGCCATGGCCCAGGCGATCCGCGAGGGCTGTTTTGCAGAGGATTTCGCTCCCTGGGAACCGCACTCTGAGGCCGCCCACACGTGGTAG
- a CDS encoding sensor histidine kinase KdpD has protein sequence MAVSKRFLSLLQFQLAQFADRPDVTSLVVYVADVGEGKSPQLLPVGQWPMANRTLAAVALDNPLTAVADLRRWLPLRHGGVLLGALQVDTAALPWPEPLRQRLQAVALCLTEGLCLDLEQQRLQQQLLAQHEQLTVLLHQLRNPLAALRTFGQLLLRRLDGDERNRPLVEGLLQEERQLQRYVDAIDRLGGGNLEPAQEPGPGPLLLPPSLGGAASQPLADLLERLVQRACATAALQGRPWQGPQALPQWQGDSGAVAEIVANLLENAFRYSPSGSAVGLQCRPTPAGGWQLVVWDGGPPIPAPERQRIFRRGERGTAGAAQPGSGLGLALAADLARHLGGELVLCNAPADLDPALPAHGNAFCLSLPAPAAPAP, from the coding sequence ATGGCTGTCTCCAAGCGCTTTCTCAGCCTGCTGCAGTTCCAGCTCGCCCAGTTCGCCGACCGGCCCGACGTGACCTCGCTGGTGGTGTACGTGGCAGACGTGGGTGAGGGCAAGAGCCCGCAGCTGCTGCCAGTAGGCCAGTGGCCGATGGCGAATCGCACACTTGCGGCGGTGGCCCTCGACAATCCGCTGACCGCCGTGGCCGATCTGCGCCGCTGGCTGCCGCTGCGTCACGGCGGTGTGCTGCTGGGTGCCCTGCAGGTCGACACCGCGGCACTGCCCTGGCCCGAGCCGCTGCGCCAGCGCCTGCAGGCCGTGGCCCTCTGCCTCACCGAGGGGCTCTGCCTCGACCTGGAGCAACAGCGCCTCCAACAGCAGCTGCTCGCCCAGCACGAGCAACTCACCGTGCTGCTGCATCAACTGCGCAATCCCCTCGCCGCCCTGCGCACCTTCGGTCAGCTGCTGCTGCGGCGGCTGGACGGGGATGAGCGCAACCGCCCTCTGGTGGAGGGATTGCTGCAGGAGGAGCGGCAGCTGCAGCGCTACGTGGACGCCATCGATCGCCTCGGCGGTGGCAACCTCGAGCCGGCCCAGGAGCCGGGACCGGGGCCGCTGCTGCTGCCGCCCAGCCTCGGCGGGGCCGCCAGCCAGCCCCTGGCGGACCTGTTGGAGCGCCTGGTGCAGCGGGCCTGCGCCACCGCGGCCCTGCAGGGGCGCCCCTGGCAGGGGCCCCAGGCCCTGCCCCAGTGGCAGGGCGACAGCGGGGCGGTGGCTGAAATCGTGGCCAACCTGCTCGAGAACGCCTTTCGCTACAGCCCCTCCGGCTCGGCGGTGGGGCTGCAGTGCCGGCCCACGCCAGCAGGGGGCTGGCAGCTGGTGGTGTGGGACGGGGGGCCACCGATCCCTGCACCGGAGCGCCAGCGGATTTTTCGCAGGGGGGAGCGGGGCACGGCGGGCGCCGCCCAGCCCGGCAGCGGCCTCGGCCTGGCGCTGGCCGCCGATCTGGCCCGCCACCTCGGTGGCGAGCTGGTGCTGTGCAATGCCCCGGCAGACCTTGACCCTGCCCTGCCGGCGCACGGCAATGCCTTCTGCCTCAGCCTGCCAGCGCCCGCAGCACCAGCCCCATGA
- a CDS encoding DUF3155 domain-containing protein, translating into MSKKRKRISRRRLAGQRVLAHVSTFNLETGSHKPVTAARRYIAEQALVPPALLNVRRNEHTTDRFFWGEKGLFSAQYAEENHFLFPSLRSIVDSIGEEVLFEGIEALASDDWEEMEEYEYAFV; encoded by the coding sequence ATGTCGAAGAAGCGCAAGCGGATCAGCCGCCGTCGTCTTGCCGGTCAGCGCGTCCTGGCCCATGTCTCCACGTTCAACCTGGAGACCGGCTCCCACAAGCCCGTGACGGCTGCCCGCCGTTACATCGCCGAACAGGCCCTGGTGCCGCCGGCCCTACTCAACGTGCGCCGCAACGAGCACACCACCGACCGCTTCTTCTGGGGTGAGAAGGGCCTGTTCAGCGCCCAGTACGCCGAGGAGAACCACTTCCTGTTCCCGTCGCTGCGCTCCATCGTGGACAGCATCGGTGAAGAGGTGCTGTTCGAGGGCATCGAGGCCCTCGCCTCCGACGACTGGGAGGAAATGGAAGAGTACGAATACGCCTTCGTCTGA